A single Syngnathus acus chromosome 8, fSynAcu1.2, whole genome shotgun sequence DNA region contains:
- the nol12 gene encoding nucleolar protein 12, protein MKNRKKNSNVPNKAKFKPGSKKRENKCVVMFDDKERAEYLTGFHKRKVERRKVAVAEIRKKIKDEQNRVRQERHKEYIKMLKERQEALEESEDDLEDVITNTTESVQFDHPNHTVTVTTISDLDLTNNHLLERVTNKVNGEPKENDHGEQEEKLMTMPKKAGNPILNKKIRSLTSSLNAFTCKKRKRKQGGRGGRGQQTDKTDKRVTESKISAKKTSKWQRRRMTGKKHGQQD, encoded by the exons atgaaaaacagaaaaaagaacAGTAATGTCCCCAACAAGGCGAAATTCAAGCCTGGATCTAAGAAGAGGGAAAATAAATGCGTCGTAATGTTTGACGACAAAGAGAGGGC GGAATATCTCACTGGTTTCCATAAGCGGAAGGTGGAAAGGAGGAAAGTAGCTGTAGCAGAAATACGCAAGAAGATCAAGGATGAACAAAACCGAGTCAGACAAGAG AGGCATAAGGAATATATAAAAATGCTGAAGGAGCGACAAGAAGCGCTCG AGGAAAGCGAAGATGATCTGGAAGATGTGATCACCAATACAACAGAGTCTGTTCAGTTTGATCATCCGAACCACACAGTCACAGTGACTACCATCAGTGATCTGGACCTCACCAACAATCACCTGCTTGAACGAGTAACAAATAAG gTCAATGGGGAACCTAAAGAAAATGATCATGGGGAGCAAGAGGAGAAACTGATGACAATGCCAAAAAAGGCTGGCAATCCAATCTTGAACAAAAA GATCCGCTCGCTGACATCCTCACTCAACGCCTTCACctgcaaaaagagaaaacgaAAGcagggaggacgaggaggacgaggcCAGCAGACGGACAAGACTGACAAGAGAGTCACAGAAAGCAAAATCAGTGCCAAGAAGACCAGCAAGTGGCAGAGACGACGCATGACTGGAAAGAAGCACGGTCAACAGGATTGA